In Gemmatimonadota bacterium, a single window of DNA contains:
- the sprA gene encoding cell surface protein SprA has translation MVRGAILLLLTLAGWGRPGHAQSPRRDSARVAVPERDTLRGGRGAPGDTLAQAKARRDSLARLDSLAARMRPFLKSAADLNIALTARLETKAERTQNDRCSASQLFSVGFTCRSAFTPAFDAQFGLRTNGGIADRVKLDVDYDTQREFDGSNQISIAYRGTPTSRLQKLEVGNVFFEPPASRFISAGIPSGNFGVQAVGKFGNMQLTAIAAQQKGNVVRDQVFSIGRRTTQAQEREIEDYQVEPRRFFFTVDPQRFGLAYPNIDILNARQMQSLAAALPETQRPARLLVYRLILGGQPPNPNGPRFQLLGDPLSRPGQVYELLRENIDYYVDPSLLWIALVRPLALNNERLVVAYSLKVGGRDTVIANLGGTPDLEFTNERPQYANLLWDPQVTPQHPAFRQEIRSVYRLGGEDVRRESVQVRIVAGTSADQEKPPGGSAGSYLQLFGLAQLANATTFDWENRIWPRPNDPNFLVANLPGARIFRDQFIVFPSLEPFSRRGLARPGEVAANDTIYRTPSEYLYSPQRPQSYYRLRVKYQTDGGGAMGTIALNAVQIRPGSERLTMDGRPLVKGVDYDIDYELGRVQLLSADTLIARERRVVARYEETPLFATVPTSVVGLSSQWKLRDGQVNLIAISQTQRSTFNRPPLGFEPQASVVAGMSANFGWALPSLSRALDGLPANRGSPRAVPNGAPARLDVQAEFAVSRPRQSSSQQAYVESFEGDGGTNINLLQAQWQFSSQPALGKALAARFEPSTFDTTRATTMAYQNAGLGRDGKLVQFTFRDMDPQATLAGVGFASAEPMLWLTLYPLGIGGLYDAAGDRYRWQTGKRIAGRRWRSIHTVLGSTSGGAGIDLSRGEQLEFWTLVDTAGIRRQRNPTLVLDFGDVSENSVTFAPETLSVASGDSTYRGKKVQGFNRLGSERDPFSRAFNADVNDQGLPGDVVDSLTVFGGTPPFTDYAVPICSLGRGFSRALGDAQDDCTVRNGRLDEEDIDQDNALNFTSRERELERVRRFVVDLSDKRSYARVGKCGITVPDVNGAVPATSRLCWVQVRLPFNAPDDSTGGGPLIRRVRALRLTVVSGVTLGDQAFSLTPVARLRVVGASWLKRSDRTIDGIAGAQPSLGGGTVIASLIGTQDRDSTRGVFYDPPPGVVEVPDQASSVFGGQQVQINERSLRLLATALPLGARAEAYFRFPEGQRNVMGYRELRLWARGRGRGWGPGGDLQVFVKIGRDVDNFYLYRREARSGNTRDAWDPEVRVRFDRFYELRSRLQNAFLQNRRSLLGCTALDSALIVRSGLPVGGRIDRYAACEDGYIVYTIDPSVTPPNLAAVQELAVGMVRVDSLKGIDPPISGDTLELWVDDIRLADVVNTTGFAGEVSATLNAGDFGSVHIGVRRRDPNFRQINEAPSFLTNDDLEMSATWRLDRFLPASWGYALPLTVSHRASGAAPEFLSRSDIPGASVPGLRAPKAEQTTYTLTARRASPLTGHWYAPIVNNLVVDGAVSAFGNRTEFQNGTVRDLNVGIDFSSAGLLGGLPMRDAAAPSSRRGWSLALPWTTEGGTALQLAPTMLRVTSAMVRTEDSRASYLKPAFAASDSVKIVNGLQHVWRTVSTLEFQPLPNVTARWDASTVHDLRHYGDSTANALAATNERSALAGMDIGLERERSMAATLTYAPVAQGWFRPRVALASTYSMLRDPNNRAVVTEDDLGAIDPRLSRRVGNTQVLTAATTLDPLQGISAITSDGSRWRRVIGVLRPIDVSFSRNQLASFDGIALTPGIGFQFGVGGIDDFRSVGGENASSAGASSDLVVANALALPGGLTVTNRVQRTDARHWSRREAAGLAQVTGEALVYPDVALRWSGRPSLVRLLFSQLGATARALQSRQAWTIPGDAAALLTEMRESRQASYPFTATAVTAYGEVALSATYAITRRVDSLPGSVARRRASDLAADISKSFTLPESWRVKNPVRTRVSWQETLTQSFIANSQAEGARSRLTDNGRRAFNFNADTDVAENMTFSLQGSRVVTFDRNFNRRFVQTVITAVFQLQFFAGVGK, from the coding sequence ATGGTGCGCGGTGCGATCCTCCTCCTCCTCACCCTCGCGGGCTGGGGAAGGCCGGGGCACGCCCAGTCGCCCCGGCGCGATTCGGCGCGGGTGGCGGTCCCGGAGCGGGATACGCTGCGCGGTGGTCGCGGCGCCCCGGGCGACACCCTGGCCCAGGCCAAGGCCCGGCGCGACTCCCTCGCCCGGCTCGATTCGCTGGCGGCGCGGATGCGTCCCTTCCTCAAGTCGGCGGCCGACCTCAACATCGCCCTCACCGCCCGCCTCGAGACCAAGGCCGAGCGAACACAGAATGACCGCTGCTCGGCGAGCCAGCTCTTCTCGGTGGGTTTCACCTGTCGCTCGGCCTTCACCCCGGCGTTCGACGCCCAGTTCGGACTCCGGACCAACGGGGGGATCGCCGACCGGGTCAAGCTCGACGTCGACTACGACACGCAGCGCGAGTTCGACGGCTCCAACCAGATCTCGATCGCGTATCGCGGCACCCCCACGTCGCGGCTGCAGAAGCTGGAGGTGGGGAACGTCTTCTTCGAGCCACCGGCGTCGCGCTTCATCTCGGCCGGCATCCCCAGCGGCAACTTCGGCGTGCAGGCGGTGGGGAAGTTCGGCAACATGCAGCTGACGGCGATCGCCGCGCAGCAGAAGGGGAACGTGGTGCGTGACCAGGTCTTCTCCATCGGGCGGCGCACCACGCAGGCGCAGGAGCGGGAGATCGAGGACTACCAGGTCGAGCCGCGGCGCTTCTTCTTCACCGTCGACCCGCAGCGCTTCGGGCTGGCCTACCCCAACATCGACATCCTGAATGCCCGCCAGATGCAATCGCTGGCGGCCGCCCTCCCCGAGACGCAGCGCCCGGCCCGCCTCCTCGTCTACCGCCTCATCCTGGGCGGGCAGCCTCCCAACCCCAACGGGCCGCGTTTCCAGCTGCTCGGGGACCCGCTGTCGCGGCCGGGGCAAGTGTATGAACTGCTGCGGGAGAACATCGACTACTACGTCGATCCGTCGCTGCTCTGGATCGCCCTCGTCCGCCCGTTGGCGCTCAACAACGAGCGGCTGGTGGTGGCCTACTCGCTCAAGGTGGGCGGGCGCGACACGGTCATCGCCAACCTCGGCGGGACCCCCGACCTCGAGTTCACCAACGAGCGCCCGCAGTACGCCAACCTCCTCTGGGATCCGCAGGTCACGCCGCAGCACCCGGCCTTTCGCCAGGAGATCCGCAGCGTCTACCGGTTAGGCGGCGAGGACGTGCGGCGCGAGAGCGTGCAGGTGCGCATTGTTGCCGGGACGAGCGCCGACCAGGAGAAGCCCCCCGGCGGGAGCGCGGGGAGCTACCTGCAGCTCTTCGGCCTCGCGCAGCTGGCCAACGCGACGACGTTCGACTGGGAAAACCGGATCTGGCCGCGTCCCAACGACCCGAACTTTCTGGTCGCCAACCTCCCGGGCGCCCGGATCTTCCGCGACCAGTTCATCGTCTTTCCGTCGTTGGAGCCGTTCTCGCGCCGCGGGCTCGCTCGCCCCGGCGAGGTCGCCGCCAACGACACGATCTATCGCACCCCGTCGGAGTACCTGTACTCGCCGCAGCGACCGCAGTCGTACTATCGGCTGCGCGTGAAGTACCAGACCGACGGCGGCGGGGCGATGGGGACCATCGCCCTCAACGCGGTGCAGATCCGTCCGGGGAGCGAGCGCCTGACGATGGATGGGCGCCCCCTGGTGAAGGGGGTCGACTACGACATCGACTACGAACTCGGGCGGGTGCAGCTCCTCTCGGCCGACACGCTGATCGCCCGCGAGCGACGCGTGGTGGCGCGGTACGAGGAGACTCCGCTGTTTGCGACCGTCCCCACCTCGGTCGTCGGCCTCAGCTCCCAGTGGAAGCTGCGCGACGGCCAGGTGAACCTCATCGCCATCTCGCAGACGCAGCGCAGCACCTTCAACCGCCCTCCGCTCGGCTTCGAGCCGCAGGCGTCGGTGGTGGCGGGGATGTCGGCCAACTTCGGCTGGGCACTCCCCTCGCTCTCGCGGGCGCTGGATGGGCTCCCGGCCAACCGCGGCTCCCCGCGCGCCGTGCCTAACGGCGCGCCGGCGCGACTCGACGTGCAGGCCGAGTTCGCGGTGAGCCGGCCCCGGCAGAGTTCGTCGCAGCAGGCGTACGTGGAGAGCTTCGAGGGGGACGGCGGGACGAACATCAACCTGCTGCAGGCGCAGTGGCAGTTCTCGTCGCAGCCCGCGCTGGGGAAGGCGCTCGCCGCCCGCTTCGAACCGTCCACCTTCGACACCACGCGCGCGACGACGATGGCCTACCAGAACGCTGGCCTCGGGCGCGACGGCAAGCTGGTGCAGTTCACCTTTCGAGACATGGACCCGCAGGCCACCCTCGCCGGGGTCGGCTTTGCCTCCGCCGAGCCGATGCTCTGGCTCACCCTGTACCCGTTAGGCATCGGGGGGCTGTACGACGCCGCGGGCGATCGCTACCGCTGGCAGACGGGCAAGCGCATCGCCGGGCGCCGCTGGCGCTCGATCCACACGGTGTTGGGGTCGACGAGCGGCGGGGCGGGGATCGACCTGTCGCGCGGCGAGCAGCTCGAGTTCTGGACGCTGGTCGACACCGCAGGGATCCGGCGCCAGCGCAACCCGACCCTTGTCCTCGACTTCGGCGACGTCTCCGAGAACTCGGTCACCTTTGCCCCCGAGACGCTCTCGGTGGCGAGCGGCGACTCGACCTATCGCGGCAAGAAGGTGCAGGGGTTCAACCGGTTGGGGAGTGAACGCGACCCCTTCTCGCGCGCCTTCAACGCCGACGTCAACGACCAGGGGCTCCCCGGCGACGTCGTCGACTCGCTCACCGTCTTTGGCGGCACGCCGCCGTTCACCGACTATGCGGTCCCGATCTGCTCGCTCGGGCGGGGCTTCAGCCGGGCGCTGGGTGATGCGCAGGACGACTGCACGGTGCGCAACGGACGGCTGGACGAAGAGGACATCGACCAGGACAACGCGCTCAACTTCACCTCGCGGGAGCGCGAACTGGAGCGCGTGCGGCGCTTCGTCGTCGACCTCTCCGACAAGCGCAGCTACGCGCGCGTGGGGAAGTGCGGGATCACCGTCCCCGACGTGAACGGCGCCGTCCCGGCCACGTCGCGCCTGTGCTGGGTGCAGGTGCGCCTCCCCTTCAACGCCCCCGACGACTCCACCGGTGGCGGCCCGCTCATCCGGCGTGTGCGCGCATTGCGCCTGACGGTCGTCTCCGGCGTCACGCTCGGTGACCAGGCCTTCTCGCTCACCCCGGTCGCGCGATTGCGCGTGGTGGGGGCGTCGTGGCTCAAGCGCTCCGACCGGACCATCGACGGGATCGCCGGGGCGCAGCCGTCGCTCGGCGGCGGCACGGTCATCGCCTCGCTCATCGGGACGCAGGATCGCGACTCCACGCGCGGCGTCTTCTACGATCCACCGCCGGGGGTCGTCGAGGTGCCGGACCAGGCGTCGTCGGTCTTCGGCGGCCAGCAGGTGCAAATCAATGAGCGCTCGCTCCGCCTGCTGGCCACCGCGCTCCCGTTAGGCGCGCGTGCCGAGGCGTACTTCCGCTTCCCCGAAGGGCAGCGGAACGTGATGGGATACCGCGAGCTGCGCCTGTGGGCGCGCGGGCGCGGTCGCGGGTGGGGGCCGGGCGGCGACCTGCAGGTCTTCGTCAAGATCGGGCGCGACGTCGACAACTTCTACCTGTACCGCCGCGAGGCGCGCAGCGGCAACACGCGCGACGCCTGGGATCCCGAGGTCCGCGTGCGCTTCGACCGCTTCTACGAACTGCGCTCCCGCCTGCAGAACGCCTTCCTGCAGAACCGGCGCAGCCTGCTCGGCTGCACGGCGCTCGACTCCGCGCTCATCGTGCGCAGCGGGCTCCCGGTGGGCGGGCGCATCGACCGTTATGCGGCCTGCGAGGACGGCTACATCGTCTACACCATCGACCCCAGCGTCACCCCGCCCAACCTGGCGGCGGTGCAGGAACTCGCGGTGGGGATGGTGCGCGTGGACTCGCTCAAGGGGATCGACCCGCCCATCAGCGGCGACACGCTCGAGCTGTGGGTCGACGACATCCGCCTCGCCGACGTGGTGAATACCACCGGCTTCGCCGGCGAGGTGTCGGCCACGCTCAACGCCGGCGATTTCGGGAGCGTGCACATCGGCGTGCGGCGGCGCGACCCCAACTTCCGGCAGATCAACGAGGCGCCGTCGTTCCTGACCAACGACGACCTGGAGATGAGTGCGACGTGGCGCCTGGACCGCTTCCTCCCGGCGTCGTGGGGGTACGCCCTCCCGCTGACGGTGTCGCATCGCGCCAGCGGCGCCGCCCCCGAGTTCCTCTCGCGCTCCGACATCCCCGGGGCGTCGGTGCCGGGGCTGCGCGCCCCCAAGGCCGAGCAGACGACCTACACGCTCACCGCCCGGCGTGCGTCGCCGCTCACCGGGCACTGGTACGCGCCGATCGTCAACAACCTCGTCGTCGACGGGGCGGTGAGCGCCTTCGGCAATCGCACCGAGTTCCAGAACGGCACGGTGCGCGACCTCAACGTCGGGATCGACTTCTCCTCCGCCGGCCTGCTCGGCGGGCTGCCGATGCGCGATGCGGCCGCGCCGTCGTCGCGCCGCGGGTGGAGCCTCGCGCTTCCGTGGACGACCGAGGGCGGGACGGCTTTGCAGCTGGCGCCGACGATGTTGCGGGTCACCAGCGCGATGGTGCGCACGGAGGACTCGCGCGCATCGTACCTCAAGCCGGCCTTTGCGGCGAGCGACTCGGTCAAGATCGTCAACGGGTTGCAGCACGTCTGGCGCACGGTGAGCACGCTCGAGTTCCAGCCGTTGCCTAACGTGACCGCCCGCTGGGATGCGAGCACGGTGCACGACCTGCGCCACTACGGCGACTCCACCGCCAACGCGCTCGCGGCGACCAACGAGCGCTCGGCGCTCGCCGGGATGGACATCGGGCTCGAGCGCGAGCGCTCGATGGCGGCGACGCTCACCTATGCGCCGGTCGCGCAGGGGTGGTTCCGCCCGCGCGTCGCCCTCGCCTCGACCTACAGCATGCTGCGCGACCCGAACAATCGCGCCGTCGTCACCGAGGACGACCTGGGGGCGATCGACCCGCGCCTGAGTCGACGCGTCGGCAACACGCAGGTCCTCACCGCCGCGACCACGCTCGACCCGCTGCAGGGGATCTCGGCGATCACCAGCGACGGCTCGCGCTGGCGGCGCGTGATCGGCGTCCTGCGCCCCATCGACGTCTCGTTCAGCCGCAACCAGCTGGCCTCCTTCGACGGGATAGCCCTCACCCCCGGGATCGGCTTCCAGTTCGGCGTGGGCGGGATCGACGACTTCCGGTCGGTCGGGGGAGAGAACGCCTCGAGCGCGGGGGCGAGCAGCGACCTGGTGGTCGCCAACGCGCTCGCCCTCCCCGGCGGGCTCACCGTGACAAACCGCGTGCAGCGAACCGATGCGCGGCACTGGAGCCGTCGTGAGGCGGCGGGGCTGGCGCAGGTGACCGGCGAGGCGCTGGTCTATCCCGACGTGGCGCTGCGCTGGAGCGGGCGCCCGTCGCTCGTGCGCCTCCTGTTCAGCCAGCTCGGCGCCACCGCGCGCGCGCTGCAGTCTCGTCAGGCATGGACGATCCCCGGCGATGCCGCCGCCCTGCTCACCGAGATGCGCGAGTCGCGGCAGGCCTCGTATCCCTTCACCGCGACCGCCGTGACCGCGTACGGCGAGGTGGCGCTGTCGGCCACCTACGCCATCACCCGCCGCGTCGATTCGCTCCCGGGGAGCGTGGCGCGCCGCCGCGCCAGCGACCTGGCCGCCGACATCAGCAAGAGCTTCACGCTCCCCGAATCCTGGCGCGTGAAGAACCCGGTGCGCACGCGGGTCTCATGGCAGGAGACGCTCACGCAGAGCTTCATCGCCAACTCGCAGGCCGAGGGGGCGCGCAGCCGCCTGACCGACAACGGGCGCCGCGCCTTCAACTTCAACGCCGATACCGACGTGGCCGAGAACATGACCTTCAGCCTGCAGGGATCGCGGGTCGTGACCTTCGATCGCAACTTCAACCGACGGTTCGTGCAGACGGTGATCACCGCCGTCTTCCAGCTGCAATTCTTCGCCGGAGTGGGAAAGTGA
- a CDS encoding LptF/LptG family permease, translated as MKIIHKYVLREHVGPLVFALSALTSLMLLNYVAKQLGNLVGKGLPWTVIMEFFLLSLPFTVAMTLPMAVLVAVLYAFSRLASENEITALKANGVSMGRLLVPVVIGGALLSISMIVFNDQVLPRTNHRLRTLQGDIARKKPTFAIKEQIINEVAPNSYFLRTNHLNRETNGMREVTIYDLSDPMRRRTIYADSGMMAFTEDGSDLQLKLYSGFMQEVPKDTPSQLQRLYFKVDLIRVPGVANAFERDSSDTYKSDREMSVCELQSEVARFERDYFRSFDDFKRAADAAKKDPRATVMLTNSYPTDAPGGSAGRSRVRSLGRSYCDAIAYVRRVAAGGAVMAQQSGVIPAALALVTPREAQAAPVRQMQQAQQAQQAQQGQQAPPQKGAAPPVQKAPEQKAQDPKPPVQKVDTVRTGAARDTVKRDSAVAPVPQPALPALDSLGRVTADSARRRDEAMLRAAAGGPPPGDSAAAAAAGTNPAIVDPGRIAPSAGGGLAQPANVVMETARSQMLTARSQMNQFAVEIQKKFAISMACVIFVLLGAPIALRFPRGGVGLVIGVSLGVFGLYYVGLIAGESLADRTILTPFWAMWSANILFTLVAIVLLSRMGRETATSRGGDLSEIVDALKGLFRRRRGGAA; from the coding sequence GTGAAGATAATCCACAAGTACGTCCTTCGAGAGCACGTCGGCCCCCTGGTCTTCGCCCTCTCGGCGCTCACCTCCCTGATGCTGCTGAACTATGTGGCCAAGCAGCTCGGGAATCTCGTGGGCAAGGGACTTCCGTGGACGGTGATCATGGAGTTCTTCCTCCTGTCGCTGCCGTTCACGGTCGCCATGACGCTCCCGATGGCGGTGCTGGTGGCGGTGCTCTACGCCTTCTCGCGCCTGGCGTCGGAGAACGAGATCACGGCGCTCAAGGCCAACGGGGTGAGCATGGGGCGGCTCTTGGTCCCCGTCGTCATCGGCGGGGCCCTGCTGTCGATCTCGATGATCGTCTTCAACGACCAGGTCCTCCCGCGTACCAACCACCGGCTTCGCACGCTGCAGGGCGACATCGCCCGCAAGAAGCCGACGTTCGCCATCAAGGAACAGATCATCAACGAAGTCGCGCCCAACAGCTACTTCCTGCGAACCAACCACCTCAATCGCGAGACCAACGGGATGCGCGAGGTCACGATCTACGACCTCAGCGACCCGATGCGCCGCCGGACCATCTACGCCGACAGCGGGATGATGGCCTTCACCGAGGATGGCTCGGACCTGCAGCTCAAGCTGTACTCGGGCTTCATGCAGGAAGTGCCGAAGGACACCCCCTCACAGCTGCAACGCCTGTATTTCAAGGTCGACCTCATTCGCGTCCCGGGGGTGGCCAACGCCTTCGAGCGCGACTCGAGCGACACGTACAAGAGCGATCGCGAGATGTCGGTGTGCGAACTGCAGAGCGAAGTGGCGCGCTTCGAGCGTGACTACTTCCGCTCGTTCGACGACTTCAAGCGCGCCGCCGATGCGGCCAAGAAGGACCCGCGCGCGACGGTCATGCTCACCAACTCGTACCCGACCGACGCCCCCGGCGGCTCGGCGGGGCGCTCGCGGGTACGCTCGCTCGGCCGTTCGTACTGCGACGCGATCGCCTACGTGCGCCGCGTGGCGGCTGGCGGCGCCGTGATGGCGCAGCAGTCCGGGGTGATTCCGGCGGCGCTGGCGTTGGTGACGCCGCGCGAAGCCCAGGCGGCGCCGGTCCGCCAGATGCAACAGGCGCAGCAGGCGCAGCAGGCGCAGCAAGGGCAGCAGGCACCGCCGCAGAAGGGGGCGGCGCCCCCCGTGCAGAAGGCCCCCGAGCAGAAGGCGCAGGACCCGAAGCCGCCCGTGCAGAAGGTCGACACCGTCCGAACCGGGGCGGCGCGCGACACGGTCAAGCGCGACAGCGCGGTGGCGCCGGTGCCGCAACCCGCGCTCCCGGCGCTCGACTCGCTGGGCCGGGTGACGGCCGACAGCGCGCGTCGTCGCGATGAGGCGATGCTGCGCGCTGCGGCCGGCGGTCCTCCCCCAGGCGACAGCGCCGCGGCGGCCGCGGCGGGGACCAACCCGGCGATCGTCGATCCGGGGCGCATCGCCCCCTCGGCCGGTGGCGGACTGGCGCAGCCCGCCAACGTCGTCATGGAGACGGCGCGCAGCCAGATGCTCACGGCGCGCTCGCAGATGAACCAGTTCGCCGTGGAGATCCAGAAGAAGTTCGCGATCTCGATGGCGTGCGTGATCTTCGTCCTGTTGGGGGCGCCGATCGCGCTGCGCTTTCCGCGCGGCGGCGTGGGGCTCGTGATCGGCGTGAGCCTTGGTGTCTTCGGGCTGTACTACGTGGGCCTGATCGCCGGCGAGTCGCTGGCCGATCGCACGATCCTCACCCCGTTCTGGGCCATGTGGTCGGCCAACATCCTCTTCACGCTCGTGGCGATCGTCCTCCTGTCGCGCATGGGGCGCGAGACGGCGACATCGCGTGGCGGCGACCTCTCCGAGATCGTCGATGCGCTCAAGGGGCTCTTCCGGCGCCGCCGGGGCGGGGCCGCATGA
- a CDS encoding ABC transporter permease, whose product MITSPMHGTHRPTEEFPVVQRTGIRVFRSIGHLGQGLLADVGERTYFLRDMLRAFATEWRTYLPLTFAQMRRIGVDSLPLTVIVAAFIGSVIALQTRYQLFPGVQLSVVGLISRQMIILELGPLLTGLVLTGRVGARMTAEIGTMRVTEQIDALETLSYDPVAYLIVPRFIAATLMLPLLVIFANAVGVTMAGFTSLTATDVSWQQFSEGLRMSYTFFQIAYSLIKATIFGAAIAFLCSYEGFVTDVGAEGVGRSTAKAVVVTSVAILVLDALTASLLANQLQG is encoded by the coding sequence GTGATCACCTCCCCGATGCACGGCACGCATCGCCCCACCGAGGAGTTCCCGGTGGTGCAGCGGACGGGGATTCGCGTCTTCCGCTCGATCGGGCACCTGGGGCAGGGCCTGCTCGCCGACGTCGGCGAGCGCACCTACTTCCTGCGCGACATGCTGCGCGCCTTCGCGACCGAGTGGCGCACCTACTTGCCGCTGACGTTCGCGCAGATGCGGCGCATTGGCGTCGACTCGCTCCCGCTCACGGTGATCGTCGCGGCCTTCATCGGGTCGGTCATCGCGCTGCAGACGCGCTACCAGCTCTTCCCCGGCGTGCAGCTGTCGGTGGTCGGGCTGATCTCGCGCCAGATGATCATCCTCGAGTTGGGGCCGCTCCTCACGGGGCTGGTGCTCACCGGGCGCGTGGGGGCGCGCATGACCGCCGAGATCGGGACGATGCGCGTGACCGAGCAGATCGATGCGCTGGAGACGCTGTCGTACGATCCGGTGGCGTATCTCATCGTCCCGCGCTTCATCGCCGCGACGCTGATGCTCCCGTTGCTCGTCATCTTTGCCAACGCGGTCGGCGTGACGATGGCGGGCTTCACCTCGCTCACCGCGACCGACGTGTCGTGGCAGCAGTTCTCCGAAGGGCTGCGCATGTCGTACACGTTCTTCCAGATCGCCTACTCGTTGATCAAGGCCACGATCTTCGGGGCGGCCATCGCCTTTCTTTGTTCGTATGAGGGCTTCGTGACCGATGTCGGCGCCGAAGGCGTCGGGCGCTCCACCGCAAAGGCGGTGGTCGTCACCTCGGTTGCGATTCTCGTGCTCGACGCCCTCACGGCCTCACTCCTCGCCAACCAGCTCCAGGGATGA
- a CDS encoding MCE family protein produces MKRRDEVLVGIFTTAAIAVIIVGALWLARGGLTSGYPLYSRFPWGSGLKQGQPVWLAGVTAGFVDDVSLDPKGTVVVTYRLRDEYKVPRGTTATVVPNGFFGDMAIALTPTGATSESYAPGDTVPLGIPAAGLAMLTARADTITQGVNAILGSAKQQFVDSGGIREMRQTLMSTNKLVLQLAEIAALQSRELQATLVTVRSRASAIDSLQVDSTVRSLRTASANMATFTGELKATTDRLNAVLAKVEKGDGSVALLLNDPGLYNDLRRVLTRVDSLTADFKKNPKRYINLEIF; encoded by the coding sequence ATGAAACGGCGCGACGAAGTACTCGTGGGCATCTTCACCACGGCGGCCATCGCCGTGATCATCGTGGGCGCCCTGTGGCTGGCGCGCGGGGGGCTGACGTCGGGCTACCCGCTGTACTCGCGATTCCCGTGGGGATCGGGGCTCAAGCAAGGGCAGCCGGTCTGGCTCGCCGGCGTCACCGCCGGCTTCGTCGACGATGTCTCGCTCGACCCCAAGGGGACGGTCGTGGTGACGTATCGCCTGCGCGACGAGTACAAGGTGCCGCGCGGGACGACGGCCACTGTCGTCCCGAACGGCTTCTTCGGCGACATGGCCATCGCCCTCACCCCCACCGGGGCGACGTCGGAGTCCTATGCCCCGGGCGATACCGTCCCGTTAGGCATCCCGGCCGCCGGCCTGGCGATGCTCACCGCCCGCGCCGACACCATCACGCAAGGGGTCAACGCCATCCTCGGCTCGGCCAAGCAGCAGTTCGTCGACTCGGGCGGCATTCGCGAGATGCGGCAGACACTGATGTCGACCAACAAGCTCGTGTTGCAGCTGGCCGAGATCGCCGCGCTGCAGTCGCGCGAGCTGCAGGCGACGCTCGTCACGGTGCGCTCGCGCGCCTCCGCCATCGACTCGCTGCAGGTGGACTCAACCGTGCGCTCGCTGCGCACCGCCAGCGCCAACATGGCCACCTTCACCGGTGAGCTCAAGGCGACGACTGACCGCCTCAACGCGGTGCTGGCCAAGGTCGAGAAGGGAGACGGGAGCGTCGCCCTCCTGCTCAACGATCCGGGACTGTACAACGACCTGCGCAGGGTCCTGACGCGCGTCGATTCGCTGACGGCCGACTTCAAGAAGAACCCGAAGCGGTACATCAACCTCGAGATCTTCTAG
- a CDS encoding LptF/LptG family permease has product MVMPAAVLFATVFSIGAFTRHAEITAAKASGISFHRLTLPIFFGALVATGLALALGEVAPSTNKRRSELLQETRFTSGNERFNFTFAAELGRVYKASLLNVERRYMEGIEVERKGNEGSDKYPTYVIAGREASFTPTGWKITDGTLHVIPGAGRDVAFKFESMQDKHMVETPVQLMASSKAPGDMGYEELGRYITALERSGSDVNVLRVDRALKIAIPVTCLIIALFGAPLATSNHRGGAAYGIGLSLGTTVVFLIMIQLTKAVGGKGVFSPEMAAWVPNVVFGIIGFIMLMRVRT; this is encoded by the coding sequence ATGGTGATGCCGGCGGCCGTGCTCTTCGCCACCGTCTTCTCCATCGGTGCCTTCACGCGCCACGCCGAGATCACGGCGGCCAAGGCGTCGGGGATCTCGTTTCACCGCCTGACCCTCCCGATCTTCTTCGGCGCGCTGGTCGCGACGGGGCTCGCCCTCGCCCTGGGCGAGGTGGCCCCCTCGACCAACAAGCGACGGAGCGAGTTGCTGCAGGAGACGCGCTTCACCAGCGGCAACGAGCGCTTCAACTTCACCTTCGCCGCCGAGTTGGGGCGCGTGTACAAGGCGTCGCTCCTCAACGTGGAGCGGCGGTACATGGAGGGGATCGAGGTCGAACGGAAGGGGAACGAGGGGTCCGACAAGTACCCCACGTACGTCATCGCCGGGCGCGAGGCCTCGTTCACGCCGACCGGGTGGAAGATCACCGACGGGACGCTGCACGTGATCCCGGGCGCGGGGCGCGACGTCGCCTTCAAGTTCGAGTCGATGCAGGACAAGCACATGGTCGAGACGCCGGTGCAGCTCATGGCGTCGTCCAAGGCACCGGGCGACATGGGCTATGAGGAGCTGGGACGCTACATCACCGCGCTCGAGCGCTCGGGGAGCGACGTGAACGTCCTGCGCGTCGACCGCGCGCTCAAGATCGCGATCCCGGTCACCTGCCTCATCATCGCCCTGTTCGGCGCGCCGCTCGCCACCAGCAACCACCGCGGCGGCGCGGCCTACGGCATCGGGCTCTCGCTCGGCACGACCGTCGTCTTCCTCATCATGATCCAGCTGACCAAGGCGGTCGGCGGCAAGGGCGTCTTCTCGCCCGAGATGGCGGCCTGGGTCCCGAACGTCGTCTTCGGCATCATCGGATTCATCATGCTCATGCGAGTGCGCACGTGA